The stretch of DNA AATTTTATCCAAGTGCTGGTTGTGCTGAAGCTACCTGTGAACTTTACATTCCCCACTCCACCGTCCTGGGTACTTTTCACAGGAACCCCTCTCTCCTATGTTACTTATCTCCTCTATTTTGGCTTTCACCAGCAAAAATGTAAGGAAGCAGGATAAGTGATTAATCAATCTATCAAAATGATCTGTTTTTTGCTCTCCTCCTATCTAACCAGGAAGTCCAAAGTGGAAGTTAAgcagttttttcttttcagatatcaCACCAAAATGTCACAAACAAGTAAAGTaagctttatttttctgaatgaatattcatggaCAACTGTCTCTGTTACTGCAAAAATCTGAATTTGTTATTaccatgttcaaaatccttcaacagTTTTCCTCTAAGATGTGGTAAAGAACAAGTCTGGCCTCCAGACCCTGTGCTATCCACATATGCTCACTCCCCTGACTCCATCTCACTCCTGCCGCCTCTCTGTTTGGAAGCTGTATTTACTATTTTGTGTTCTTCCAATGATCCAGCTCTCTGATGGTATAGAATTGGAATGAGAGTTCCAGCTACACAGAAAGGTCAACTTTCTTGCAAATGGACAAATTAAAACATTGACCTCATTCAAATCATATGTGATTAGCTCAGACAAGATCATACTGAGCAAAGTTCTCAGAGTACCAAAATTTAGAGATAtgctggagtttgcacaaacatGTCAAATACATCATCTGTGTTTGAAAGTATGGCATAAAGTACAATTttaatagttagaactggaactGTCTACAATGACTACTGCTTATAATTTCAGAGTCTGTAATGCCCTATGGAACAATATGGATTTCTCATACACGCACAAGTCCTCAATGCCCAGAAGCACAGCTTAGCTTTGTCCGgatggaattccatggacactatCAGGGGAATTTCAGTTCTCCACTCCTTTCTCTTCTGGCAAAAGCACATAGTCCTACAAGTGGTTAATTCttgtgttaaaaaaattttaataaacagcATTTTCCTAAGCCTGGATAATAAAGCCGCCAAAATGAACCAGTGTATAAAATATTGCTCTATGTGTTATTGTCATTCCAGTGCGCCTGTATTATTTCTACCTCAGAAAACCAAATGCTGAGAGGATCTTGACAATTTCTTAACAGATACTGGTAAGAGAATGATTTCtataatattcattatttttcaaggAAAGTTAAAATGCCGTTAAACATAATAATTTTGATTTGGTTTATAAAATGTCAAAACAGGCAgttgaaaatggaaaacaataagTAAATAATCTGTATGTTTTATTGTTAAAAGTAAAATCTGGATGTGCAAAATAGCTCTAAGACTATTTTATACTCTTAAATGATGTGTCTGATTAGATTGATTACAATGACTCCACAGGATATGTTGTGGTGAACTAAaacattaatcaaattaaaagTGCATTTAGGGATATAGGTCATAATGTTTTTAGTGTAAGAAATATGTattgtatatacatttatttctttatccatCTACGTCCTGTCCTCTTTTCctgcttcttgtttttttttaaattttatttattcacttatttttggctgcactcaaTCTTCACCGCAtgcacaggctttctttagttgtggagagcaggggctactctctattcACGGTGCATGGGCTTGTCATTGCAGCGGCCTCTCTTGTCGCGGAGCATGggcttgaacccgtgtcccctgcttgGGGGGGTgtattcttaacccctggaacaccagggaagtccttcctgcTTCTTGTTTCCTTTCCACCCAAATTTGCCTTTCTACTTCTTTATCCTCTTTCCTCTCAATTCCCACCTCTCTTTCTTTTGACAACTTTCATGACATTGTTCTTCAAGAAAGAACATCCACACCTGTTCTCcacatctttatttcattttcctcaacaCTGTATCACTTGCTTTCATTCAATTCTCATTATCCTACGGCCCCTGCTCTATCACAAAATGGAAACTGCTCTCACTAAAGCCACTAgaagtctctcttttttaaattttattttctagttgaaggacaattgctttacagaattgtgttggtttctgccaaacatcaacatgaatcagccataggtattcatatgtcccctcccccttgaagCTCCATCCCACGTCCCTCCTCAtcacacccctctaggtggtcacagcgccccagtttgagttccctgggccacacagcacattcccattggctatttCACACAGGGGAACATAAGTTTCATCCTCACACTCAGGAATCTCTGTTCACTCCTTATCCTACTAGAACATTCATTTTGCCTTAGGCACTGTACTTTCCTTCGTTCTTGCATATTTTCCTCTCTTTAAGTTTTCAGTCTGAGTTTTCCAACTTCCTCCTGTTTCTCTGATCACTCTGCTCGGTAGCCTTTTGTggccctttccttttttttccttttgtgtgagCCACACTCCTGGTTTCAAGACAAAATGACTAAACTGAAAGGAAACTGGCTCTAACAAATAAATGCTAGGGAAGCTGGAGAAATCCGCTGGAGAAACAGGCAGGGACACAAAGCAAGAAGTTAAGCAGTCCACAGCTGAAATCACCTCTCAGTGCTAGCTCAATAAGGGCTGCTACCATGGCTGCTGAACTTGAGTGCTACAGCTCACAATGAAAATGCCGCTGCTGTGGGCGCAGGATGCATTTTCTGGGGGCCTGGTATTGCTCCCTTGGTTGACTTTGAACCACAAATCGCTTCCGTTCATATTTGACATCTCTCCCCCCTCTACATATTTCACATCTAGTGTAGATGAACTTTAGTGGTTAACCATAGATCTACTTCCTTCTCTTTAGGAAAAGTCAGTTTCTGGAACTTTTGGCTTCAAGAGTAAACAACTTTTGTCTGCCACCGAGACATTTGTAATAGAAAAGTCAATCAGATCTAGCAAATGGTGTATATACATTTCAATCGCTTTAATATAACTTCCTCACCTCTATTTTCATGCTTTCTTATTTTAACATTATGAATACCATCCACTGGGTTACTCATATATGCTATATTTCAGTAACTTCAATGActtcaaagtctttatttctGTTAAGTCCTTATTGAATGATACCACTAAGTTTATGTGATCTGGATGTTCAGAGATTGCTCCTTGCAAAAATGGGCCACTGCATCTGAGTTCTCATTCTCAATTTTTGATTACTCTTCCCAGTTACCAAGTGACAATCTCTTTTACTAACTATCCTTCATATCTATTATGCTATCAAGTCCTAATGACTTAAATCTAATTAATTTTGATCTCTTCATCTTCCTCAAAACTCCCAATATCATAGCACACAATGACTTAAGAATGTCAAATGCATTTTAATCACTGAAGGACATTTACAAAACGCATAGTACCTGTATTCATGACCTGCTGAATCAATTTCTATGATAATACCTCAGAATTTATTTTAGTACCAAAACTCCCCCAGAAAATTCTGATGTGTAATCTGGTTTGGGAATCATGGATAAGAGTCATAGATTCTCACAACTGGTCGTTCACCCTGCAATCTATTTTCTACAACCAAATATTTAGTTTCAAAAATAACTGATGATGCCAATCCCTGTTTCAAAGTTTTCAACGAATGCCTATCCTTAAAGAATAAAGTTCAAGATCTTTCACATGGCACTGAATTACTTTTATAATCCAGGCCCCTCTGACAACTTACTTTTGACACTATATTCATcttgaaaacacaggatactttTCTCATAAATAGCTCATGTTCagaatgtctttcttttcttctacatCAATTCATgactgtttacattttaaaataaaatgattgcATTTTGCCAAAATAGCAACTGCtacaaatactttttattttagtaaGAGTAAATAAGGGGCATTCATTCTAGTGCATGGTTCTGTTACTCtcaatgaattttcttttaaaaattcttgtgacatgttctttttccatttattgcaTTGTATTTCAGAGGTCATCTATCAAGGGTATGGAAACAAAAAATGCAACAAAGCTGACAGAGTTCATTCTCACAGGTCTTACACATCAACCAGAGTGGCAGATCCCCCTGTTCCTTCTGTTCTTGATGATATACCTCATCACCATTGTGGGAAACCTTGGTCTAATCGCTCTCATCTGCAATGACCCTCACCTTCACATCCCCATGTACTTATTCCTTGGGAATCTGGCCTTTGTGGATACTTGGTTATCCTCCACAGTGACCCCCAAAATGCTGCTCAACTTCTTTGCCATGAGCAAAATGATCTCTCTTTCTGAATGTAAgatacaatttttttcctttgcaatttGCATAACCACAGAATGTTTTCTGCTGGCAACAATGGCATTCGATCGCTATGTGGCCATATGCAAACCACTACTTTATCCAGTGATCATGACCAACAGACTATGTATCTTGCTGTTAGTTTTGTCATTTTTAGGTGGCCTCTTCCATGCCATAATTCATAATGCTTTTTTACTCAGATTAACCTTCTGCAATTCCATCATAGTACGTCACTTTTATTGTGACATTATACCATTGTTTAAGATTTCCTGTACTGACCCTTCCATTAATTTCCTTATGGTATTCATTTTTGCTGGATCAATACAGGcattcaccatttccattgttcttGTCTCTTATACACTTGTTCTCTTTACGATCTTAAAAAAGAAGTCTCTACAAGGAATAAGgaaggccttctccacctgtggaGCCCACCTCCTGTCTGTCTCTTTATACTATGGGCCTCTTCTCTTCATGTATGTGCTCCCTGGATCTGCACAAGAAAATGATCAGAATATGATGGACTCTCTGTTTTACACTGTCATAATTCCTTTCTTAAATCCAATAATTTACAGCctgagaaataagaaagtcaTAGACTCACTGACAAAAATGTTAAAGAGAAATGTTTAGATAACATATTAATAAGTATTCTCTTTTCATTAAAACAGTATAAAACTATACAATTAGATGTGTCTATGTGTTGactattatttaaaagtttttgcatttGCAGTTGTACTATTCTTTTATTGACTtattcccagctggctcagtggtaaagaatctgcctgccaatgcaggagacacaggagatgcgggttcaatccctgggtcaggaagatcccctggaggagtaaatagcaacccacttcagtattcttgattggaatatcccatggacagaggagcctggtgggctacagtccatggagtagcaagaagtcagacacgactgaccaactaagcatcagttcagttcagtcgctcagtcatgtctgactctttgcgaccccatgaaccgcagcacgccaggcctccctgtccatcaccaactcccggagtccacccaaacccatgtcccttgagtccgtgatgccatccaaccatctcatcctctgtcgtccccttctcctcctgccctcaatctttcccagcatcagggtcttctcaaatgagtcagctcttcacatcaggtggccaaagtattggcgtttcagcttcagcatcagtccttccaatgaacacccaggactgatctcctttgggtggactggttggatttccttgcagtccaagagactctcaagagtcttctccaataccacagttcaaaagcatcaattcttcagtgctcagctttctttatagtccaactctcacatccatacatgaccactggaaaaaccatagcattgactaagcATACAAGATGTTAGTATCTAATAAGTTTCTTTAAACAActtcatattttaattatttatatcatacctaaaaaattagagcagaaaacaagaatgaaaaaattTTACAGGCTTATATGTTGTTCAATGTGGCTCTATAAATACATTCAGTTTTAAAACAGTGCAGGCCCTGTAAACAGGACTTGATTATGATATCTTTGCTATTTCTACAGCCATGTAGCATGGAAACTCTTATCAAATTTAACTCCGTATGGAGGCAGGTTTGTGTTTTGAGTGAATAGAGGTAATTCCCAGGAATTTTGCTAGCAGTCAAAAGGCCTATTATTCCACATTATCTGAGGTATGGTAAATTTCACTTCTTGTGGGGATAAACTCCATACCacacagagaaataaagagaaatgaggAAGCAATGAGGGAAAAATGGTATGGGAGTTAAGACAATGAAGACAGAGCTACACTGTTAAGAGATCCTCTTACCTTAATATTTcttagagaaagggaaagaagtgaGTTGCCTCTTAACTGTATATGATTCTTCTATATGTCCTTTCTAGGTGTGTCTGTATGTTATAGATCAACCTGAGAAACTTCACTAATTCAGAAAGTTAACAGATTAGACTGATAATTTAAATTagagagacatagagaataaGAGAGAAATGGcagaacaggagaaaaatagtcaaaaacttcttgcaaacaaaatccaagaatGAACAGCTTCACTAGGAAGTTttaccaaacatacaaagaacttatTTCAAAAGATGGAAAGTGAGAAACATTACCAAATTTATTCTGTTAAGGTTTACCACCATTACCTtgacaccaaaaccaaagacattataaaaaaaaataatattacagTGCATTAACTTTGAAGGATGTAGATGCAAATCAAATTCAACACTACCCAAAACTATCATACACCATAATGAAGCTGGATTCATTCCAGGGTCAAGGAtgattcaacatatgcaaatcagtAAACACCAtatcaacaaaaagaaagaaaaaaaaacacatgatcatctcagtattttagaaaaaaacatttgataaaattcaacatccattcatgaattAACTATCACCAAAGTAgatatagagggaacatatctcaatatACAAAAAGCCAtttacaacaaacccacagccaatatGATACTCAATGGTGAAGAGCTGAAATTTAGGAAAGAAACAAAGATGCTCACTCTCACCATTTCTATTCAATATCATATTGGAAGTCTTAGTCACAGAaaccagacaagaaaaagaaatgaaaggtacTCAAACTGTAAAGGGAAATGTGagactgtcactatttgcagatgagatAACTTTTCAACACTCTATATAGAGAAGTACCAAGACTTCATCCAAAACCTACTAGAACTAGTAAATTAATTCAGCAAGGTatcaggatacaagattaatatacagaaatcagttgcatttctttacactaatgatgaaatatcagaaaaagaaaatagaaaacaattccatttaaaactacatcaaaaaataaattagaataaacttaaccaagcaagtgaaagacctatatacaaaactttaaaatgctgataaataaaactgaaaatgactTAAAGAATTGGAAAGATAtctcatgctcttggattggaagaattaattatGCTAAAGTGGCCATAGTACACAAAGCAATCAGTgcatttaatgcaatccctatcaaaatatccaGGATACTTTTCACAGATAGAACAAAtaacctaaaatttatatggaacaaTGAGACCCCAGATTGCCAAATTTGTCTTggggaaaaataataacaaagctTGATATATatttgtgctcatctcacacgctagtaaagtaatgctcaaaattctccaagccaggcttcagcaatacatgaaccatgaacttccagatgttcaagctggttttagaaaaggcagaggaaccagagatcaaattgccaacatctgctggatcatcgaaaaagcaagagagttccagaaaacatctacttctgcattattgactataccaaagtctttgactgtgtggatcacaacaaactgtgggaaattcttaaagagatggggacaccagatcatcttacctgcctcctgagaaatctgtatgcagatcaagaagcaacagttagaactggacatgaaacaacggactggttcaaaattgggaaaggagtacgtcaaggctgtatattgtcaccgtgcttatttaacttatatgcagagtacatcatgagaaatgctgggctggatgaaacacaaactggaatcaagactgctgggagaaatatcagtaaccccaaatatgcagatgacaccacccttatggcagaaagtgaagaactaaagagcctcttgatgaaagtgaatgagcagagtgaaaaagttggcttaaaattcaactttcaaaaagtcaagatcatggcatctagccccatgacttcatggaaaatagagggggaaaaaatggaaacagtgacagactttatatttttgggggcctccaaaatcactgcagatggtgactggagccatgaaattaaaagacacttgcttcttggaggaaaagttatgacaaacctagacagcatataaaagaGCAGAgaatgctgacaaaggtctgcctCGTCAtatctatgatttttccagtagttatatatgtggatgtgagagctggaccatcaagaaagttgagcactgaagaactgatgcctttgaattgtggtgttgaagaagactcttgagagtcccttggacttcaaggagatccaacaagtctgtcctaaaggaaatcattcctgaatattcattggaaggactgatgatgaagctgaaactccaatactttggccacctgatgtgaagaactgactcactggaaaggactctgatgctgggaaagattgaaggcaggaggagtaagGGACGAcacagtatgagatggttggatgtcatcactgacttgatggacatgagtttgagcaagctctgggagctggtgatggacagggaagcctgctctgctgtagtccaaggggtcacaaagtgtcagacacgactgagtgactgaactgaactgaaatttactatacagacctttgtcggcaatgtaatctctctgctttca from Dama dama isolate Ldn47 chromosome 31, ASM3311817v1, whole genome shotgun sequence encodes:
- the LOC133050086 gene encoding olfactory receptor 5H2-like, with translation METKNATKLTEFILTGLTHQPEWQIPLFLLFLMIYLITIVGNLGLIALICNDPHLHIPMYLFLGNLAFVDTWLSSTVTPKMLLNFFAMSKMISLSECKIQFFSFAICITTECFLLATMAFDRYVAICKPLLYPVIMTNRLCILLLVLSFLGGLFHAIIHNAFLLRLTFCNSIIVRHFYCDIIPLFKISCTDPSINFLMVFIFAGSIQAFTISIVLVSYTLVLFTILKKKSLQGIRKAFSTCGAHLLSVSLYYGPLLFMYVLPGSAQENDQNMMDSLFYTVIIPFLNPIIYSLRNKKVIDSLTKMLKRNV